GAGCCGTTGACCATCAGCAGCGGGAGCAGGAAGTCATTCCAGATCCACATCACGTCGATGATCACAATCGTGGTGGTGACCGATTTCAGCAGCGGAAAGATCACACTGAAGAACAGGCGGAAGCCGGAAGCGCCGTCGATCGTCGCGCTCTCGTCAATCTCAGCCGGAATGCCCTTCACGAAGCCGTGATAGATGAACACCGCGAGCGGAGCGCCGAAGCCCCAATACAAGAGGCCCAGTCCCCAGGTGCTCTCCGACATGTTCAGGCTTTTGGCCGTCTGCAGCACCGTCAGCATGATCGACTGGAACGGGATCAGCATCGGCATAATGCACAGGAAGTAGAGGACGCCGCTCCATCTGGTTTTGGTCCGGGCCAGCTTATAGGCGGCAATGGACGAGATGAATACGATGCCGAGCAGGCCGACCCCGGTAATGATGAAGTTGTTCAGGAACAAGCGCGGATAGTTGATGAACTCCCAGACATAGGCGTAGTTACTGAAGTTGATGTGCTTCGGGAGGGCGATAACGTCGGTCATAACCTCGCCGAAGCTTTTCAGGGAGTTGATCACTGCCAGGAATAACGGATACAGGAACAGCAGAGACAAGAGCACGAGCACCACTTCGAGTATGATCTTGCCTGCCTTGTTAGGTTTAGTTGTCATTAGGCCTCTACCTCTCTGCGTTTGAAGACTGTCAGCTGGATGATGGTTACGACTAGCACTGCCAGGAACAGAATCAGCGCTTTGGCTGTGCCGTAGCCGTACAGGTTATTCTGGAACGTATCCCGGTAGATATCATAAGCGATACTATAAGTAGTTCCGCCGGGGCCGCCGCCGGTCAGCGACAGGATTACGTCGAATACCTTAATCGAGTTGGTCAGAGCCATGAACACCGAAATCGTGATCGATGGAGCCAGCAGCGGCAGCGTCACACTGAAGAACCGTCTCAGCGGACCGGCACCGTCAACGGTGGCCGCTTCCTTGAGATCCTCCGGCACCGATTGCAGCCCGGCGATGTAGATCACCAGATAGAACCCGATCGACTGCCAGATGGACACGCCAAGGATCGAGATGAACGCCAGCCCCGGTGTTCCAAGCCAGCTCAGGCCGAATATGCTCCACCCGGTGCTCTCTCCGAGGGAATTGAAGCCCTGCATGAAGATGAATTTCCAGATGAAGCCGACAATCACAAGGCTGAGGATATAAGGGATGAAGAAGGCCGCCCGCAGCCAGGAGGTGCTCTTCAGCTTCATGTCCAGCAGCACCGCCAGCAGAATCGCCAGTACGTTGATGATTACGATATAGAGAATCGCATATTTAATCGTGAACCAGGCGGCATTGGAGAAGTTCGTATCGCCCGAGAAGATCTGGCGGAAATTGTCCAGCCCGATGAATTTGGGATGCTTGGCAATCCCGTTCCACTTCGTCATGGAATAGCGGATCGTCATGGCAAAGGGGATGTAGAAGGCTACAGCAATACAGATCAGAACCGGGAGTGTAAAGATTCCGAATTCGAGTCTTTCGCGCCATTGTCTGCCGAGTGTTTTTAACATGGATGCACCTCTTCTGGAGTTATCTGCGTGGAAGAATCAGGCCCGGCTTGCCACGCTTAACCATTCCGGTTAGTCTATATGGTGTAATTATAGAGCAGCCCCCTGACCGCCAAAATGGATTTAAGAGGACAGTTAAGGGTAAAAAGGTGAACGGTGTGCAGCGGCTGTCCAGTGGACAGAAACCGGCGGCAGGAAGAAGGGGAACATCATGAAAAAAGTGTGGTTGAAGCTCGCTGAGCCTTTACTGGAGCGGATCTCCCGGCGGCTGGCGAACAAGCTGATCCTGTTGTTTACGATTATTATCATCCTGGTGGTCAGCTCGCTTACATACATCTCTTACCGCATGCTACAGCGGGAATCGGTGGATAACAGCATCGCCAGCACAAGCAACAATCTGCTGCTGGTCGGGCGGAATCTGGAGAGCTACCTGAGCGGTATTGAGCAGCTCTCATTGCCCCAGATCTCTTACGACGAGTTCAATTATGCCCTGCTGCACGAATCGGAGGACTACAGCTCGCGGATGTATGTGGAGGATTATCTGAAGAATCTGTATTTCTCCCGCAATGATCTGGAGTCGGTGTACCTGTATATCATCAAGGAGCAGAAGTATTACTATGTAACCAAGGAGAACTACAATATCACCGTGCGGGTGTCCTCACATCCGCCCATTACTGATCTGCCGTGGTATCAGCGGGCGCTGGCGAGTCCGTATAATCGTTCATATCAATCTTTTGCGGAAAAAAGACTTGCACCCGGCAGCAGTGCCGATTACCCGGTCAACCCGGACAAGGTCTTCATGGGCTATCACCGGCTGATCCGCTCCATCGTCTCCCGGGAGCCGCAGGCGGTATTGTCGCTGTACCTGAATTCCTCGGTGACCGGTGAGATTATGAAGGATATTCCGTTCAGCAGCGGAGAGCATCTGATGTATATCAGCCCGGATGAGGAGCCTTTTGTCGTGGATGATATGCCGTTCTTCCGGGAGAGCAGGGAGGCGGGGCTGACGGAGCTGCTGACACCGGAGCACAAGGGGCGGGTGACCTGGTCCGGCAACGGGCAGAAGTACCTCGTGATCTACGACATCAGCCAAAAAGAAGGCTGGAAGCTCGTCAAGCCGATTCCGTATACCCAGATCTACGAAGCGGCCACGACGACGCGTACCCTGAGTGTGGCGCTTGGCCTGCTGTTCCTGATTGTCTCGGTCGTGCTGGTCAGCGTCATCTCGAACCGGATCACCGATCCGCTGAAGAATCTGTCGCTGCAGATGAAGCGGTTCAGCTCGGGGAGCTTCGACGCCCAGGCTGCGGTATCCGGCAAGGATGAGATCGCCTATCTGTCCCGCCATTTCAACAAAATGGTCGAACGGACCAATGAGCTGATCAATGAACGCTACAAGATGAAAATTGTGGAGAAGAACGCTGTCCTCAAAGCGCTGGAGGCGGAAATTAACCCCCACTTCCTGTACAATGCGCTCCAGGCGATCTCGACCAAGGCGCTGAAGAACCACAATGATGATATCGTTGAGATGGTGGACAATCTGGCGTTAACCCTGCGATACTGTATCAGCGGCAAGGATGTCGTGCAGGCCAGGGAGGAGCTGCGGCATATCGGGCGTTATCTGGCGCTGCAGCAGGCCCGGTTCGGCAGCCGGATGCAGGTCGTCTATGACTGGGAGGAAGGGCTGATGGACCTTAGAATTCCCAAGCTGTCGATCCAGACGCTGGTCGAGAACTGCATCAAGCACGCGCTGGAGAAGGTCTCCACTACGGTGACTATCCGCATCGAAGCACATGTTACGGATACACACAGTATCATTTCAGTGGTGGATGACGGGCCGGGCATCCGGGCCGGGCGGCTGGAGCAGGTCATGGGCTCGCTGGAGGTTCAGTGGGAGGACCGCGGCCTGGATACAGACGGGGAGGATGGAACCGGGAGCATCGGCTTGAAGAATCTGAACACCCGGCTGAAGCTGCTGTACGGGGAGCAGGCGGGCCTGATGATCCACAGCAGTGAACAGGGAACACAAATGGAGATGCGGCTGCCGCGGGGAGGATCACATGTATAGAGTATTGATAATTGACGATGAGGAGCCGCTGCGCGAAGCGATCCAGATTCTGGGAGACTGGGAGAGTATCGGGGTCAGCGAGGTGCTGGAGGCGACGGACGGGAAGTCAGGTCTTGCGATGCTGCGCCGGGAGAAGTTCGATCTGGTGCTGGTGGATATGAAAATGCCCGAGCTGAGCGGGGCCGAGCTGCTGCAGATCGCCGAGCAGGAATTCCCGGAGCTGCTGATGATTGTCATCAGCGGCTACAATGATTTCGAGTATACGCGCCAGGCGATCCGCTCCAAGGTGGTGGATTACCTGCTGAAGCCGGTGAACCGCACGGACCTTAACCATGCCCTGCGCAAGGCTACCGGCGTGCTGGATGCCAAGCGTAAGCGGGAGAGTGAGTTCATCAACCGCAATATTACGCTGAACATGTCGCTGCCGAAGCTGAAGGAGAAGATGTACCTGTCCATCCTTGACCGGAGCTTCAAGCCGCAGACGAATGAAGCCTTCCTGCCGCTGATCGGCGCAGACGGAGGGGCCAGCCACTTCGCTGCCGGTACGCTGCGGATGCTCAATCTGGAGCAGGTCCGAAAGGAGCGGTTCCACGGGGACCGTGATCTGCTGCATTTTGCCGTTACCAATGTGATGAACGAGCACAGCGACGGGCAGTTCGGGGCGTTCAGCTTCGCCAGCCCCCAGGGGGACCGGGAATTCATTGCCGTGTTCACGATGAAGGACGGGTACGAGGAAGAGGCGGCTTTCCTGTCGCTGCACCATATGAAAAGAGCGGCCTCCACCTTGAAGGAGCTGTTCGGCATCGCCTGCGCGGGCGGGCTGGGCGGACCCTGCAATGATCCGCTTGGCCTTGCGGCATCCTATGAGCAGGCCAAGGCGGCGTTGGATAACCTGGATCTGCTCAGCCTGAAGAACGGCCAGATTGTGCAGGGCGGCGCGGTGCAGCCTGTACTCCGGGACAATCCCTCGCTGACCGGGCGGATGCCGCAGATCCGCAGTGCGCTGGAGAGCGGGAATGTGAATCATGCGCGCAGCATTCTGAATGATTTCACCGGGAGCTGGCAGCAGGCTGAAGTCTTTACGCTTGGGGAGGCGGACCGGGCGCTGCGGGTATTCCTGCTGCAGCTCAGCGAGATTGCTGCCCAGCTTGACGCGCTGCCGCCGCAGAGCTCTAGCGGGAAGGACAGCGCCCTCCAAGCTCTGGGCATCTCCGGTGACTTCGCTTCCTTCGGGCAGTTTACGGCGCTGCTT
This region of Paenibacillus sp. FSL K6-1096 genomic DNA includes:
- a CDS encoding carbohydrate ABC transporter permease, with protein sequence MTTKPNKAGKIILEVVLVLLSLLFLYPLFLAVINSLKSFGEVMTDVIALPKHINFSNYAYVWEFINYPRLFLNNFIITGVGLLGIVFISSIAAYKLARTKTRWSGVLYFLCIMPMLIPFQSIMLTVLQTAKSLNMSESTWGLGLLYWGFGAPLAVFIYHGFVKGIPAEIDESATIDGASGFRLFFSVIFPLLKSVTTTIVIIDVMWIWNDFLLPLLMVNGSPSTKTLTLAAYTFVGQYTSDWQYAMTAMVMAVLPSIIVFIFLQKYIVKGVVAGAVKG
- a CDS encoding sugar ABC transporter permease, translating into MLKTLGRQWRERLEFGIFTLPVLICIAVAFYIPFAMTIRYSMTKWNGIAKHPKFIGLDNFRQIFSGDTNFSNAAWFTIKYAILYIVIINVLAILLAVLLDMKLKSTSWLRAAFFIPYILSLVIVGFIWKFIFMQGFNSLGESTGWSIFGLSWLGTPGLAFISILGVSIWQSIGFYLVIYIAGLQSVPEDLKEAATVDGAGPLRRFFSVTLPLLAPSITISVFMALTNSIKVFDVILSLTGGGPGGTTYSIAYDIYRDTFQNNLYGYGTAKALILFLAVLVVTIIQLTVFKRREVEA
- a CDS encoding histidine kinase, with amino-acid sequence MKKVWLKLAEPLLERISRRLANKLILLFTIIIILVVSSLTYISYRMLQRESVDNSIASTSNNLLLVGRNLESYLSGIEQLSLPQISYDEFNYALLHESEDYSSRMYVEDYLKNLYFSRNDLESVYLYIIKEQKYYYVTKENYNITVRVSSHPPITDLPWYQRALASPYNRSYQSFAEKRLAPGSSADYPVNPDKVFMGYHRLIRSIVSREPQAVLSLYLNSSVTGEIMKDIPFSSGEHLMYISPDEEPFVVDDMPFFRESREAGLTELLTPEHKGRVTWSGNGQKYLVIYDISQKEGWKLVKPIPYTQIYEAATTTRTLSVALGLLFLIVSVVLVSVISNRITDPLKNLSLQMKRFSSGSFDAQAAVSGKDEIAYLSRHFNKMVERTNELINERYKMKIVEKNAVLKALEAEINPHFLYNALQAISTKALKNHNDDIVEMVDNLALTLRYCISGKDVVQAREELRHIGRYLALQQARFGSRMQVVYDWEEGLMDLRIPKLSIQTLVENCIKHALEKVSTTVTIRIEAHVTDTHSIISVVDDGPGIRAGRLEQVMGSLEVQWEDRGLDTDGEDGTGSIGLKNLNTRLKLLYGEQAGLMIHSSEQGTQMEMRLPRGGSHV
- a CDS encoding response regulator; translated protein: MYRVLIIDDEEPLREAIQILGDWESIGVSEVLEATDGKSGLAMLRREKFDLVLVDMKMPELSGAELLQIAEQEFPELLMIVISGYNDFEYTRQAIRSKVVDYLLKPVNRTDLNHALRKATGVLDAKRKRESEFINRNITLNMSLPKLKEKMYLSILDRSFKPQTNEAFLPLIGADGGASHFAAGTLRMLNLEQVRKERFHGDRDLLHFAVTNVMNEHSDGQFGAFSFASPQGDREFIAVFTMKDGYEEEAAFLSLHHMKRAASTLKELFGIACAGGLGGPCNDPLGLAASYEQAKAALDNLDLLSLKNGQIVQGGAVQPVLRDNPSLTGRMPQIRSALESGNVNHARSILNDFTGSWQQAEVFTLGEADRALRVFLLQLSEIAAQLDALPPQSSSGKDSALQALGISGDFASFGQFTALLNDIFDGYAGGISRKLSGDRSSVLENIKAYIDNHYFEDIKISNFTEQYFLSREYLMKLFKGQYGYGIHEYVQKVRMDKAAALLRDPALKIQDISEMLGYKDKNYFSKAFRNYYDCSPSEFRQQLEGGEK